One Desertibacillus haloalkaliphilus DNA window includes the following coding sequences:
- the bluB gene encoding 5,6-dimethylbenzimidazole synthase, with amino-acid sequence MFNQNEKDAIYKVIENRRDVRSFLSKPIPESVLQRILEAGHHGPSVGFMQPWNFIIITSDKIKERLAWATDKERRALAIHYENERQQKFLNLKIEGIKEAPITICVTCDPTRGGSHVLGRNSIPETDVLSTACAIQNMWLASCAEGLAMGWVSFYKKNDVRDILDIPPHIDPIALMSLGYTDQYPDKPILESSGWEKRRALENLIYYNRWDNQTKE; translated from the coding sequence ATGTTTAACCAAAATGAAAAAGATGCCATTTATAAAGTAATAGAAAACCGCAGAGATGTGCGAAGCTTCTTATCAAAGCCGATTCCGGAGTCGGTCCTGCAACGTATTCTTGAAGCAGGCCATCACGGTCCATCTGTAGGTTTTATGCAACCATGGAATTTCATCATCATCACGTCTGATAAAATTAAAGAACGGCTCGCTTGGGCTACGGATAAAGAACGACGAGCATTAGCGATTCATTATGAGAATGAACGACAACAAAAATTCCTCAATTTAAAAATTGAAGGGATTAAAGAAGCACCAATCACCATTTGTGTCACTTGTGACCCCACGCGCGGTGGTTCTCATGTACTAGGAAGAAACTCGATTCCAGAAACCGATGTTTTATCAACAGCATGTGCGATTCAAAACATGTGGCTTGCGTCTTGTGCTGAAGGGTTAGCCATGGGCTGGGTCAGTTTCTATAAAAAAAATGACGTCCGTGATATTCTAGATATCCCGCCACACATCGATCCAATCGCATTAATGTCACTTGGTTATACGGACCAATACCCCGATAAACCAATTTTAGAATCATCAGGATGGGAAAAACGACGAGCACTAGAAAACTTAATTTACTATAACCGCTGGGATAACCAAACAAAAGAATAA